In Mercenaria mercenaria strain notata unplaced genomic scaffold, MADL_Memer_1 contig_2136, whole genome shotgun sequence, a single genomic region encodes these proteins:
- the LOC128552196 gene encoding uncharacterized protein LOC128552196, which produces MPRKRKDDVLSIPNSSSEEEFSGFEPEVEKQKAPRGTANKKLSSVVTKVTKGSNSNQSDKPTSGVKENSHSREKESDKRSENVINLDNLTSESVEKLRSILGIQNSDQNPPLTESNSYNEYEYDDGELSDTDRTPLYRANLADNIGDNLFRDGNNDGDNPEGEVDEFSWNLPKLKTPDKGEAVSNSLADLINTACTNQCQVDNIIEKYKVPSNCQFMGAPRINEEIWDDLTKMKRVQTTDKSLRDIQNLVCTGMLPILELAKVLKTHISTLPLVKDLIADSITVMGQVQFMLSVRRRYLLRPSLKSRYSNICSIRTPITSYLFGDDIAKELKKCETSCKIGKYNYSTGIRGLDRAVLARLGAVVANPYRGRGHPYAKPYFDRQQPYGQFGYQHNMCREHPRRT; this is translated from the coding sequence ATGCCCAGAAAACGGAAGGACGATGTCCTATCCATTCCTAACTCCTCTAGTGAGGAAGAATTTTCTGGCTTTGAGCCCGAGGTTGAAAAACAGAAAGCCCCTCGGGGCACCGCAAATAAGAAATTATCCTCCGTTGTAACGAAAGTTAcgaagggaagtaactctaatCAGTCTGATAAGCCTACTTCCGGTGTTAAAGAAAATTCACACAGCAGGGAAAAAGAATCAGATAAAAGGTCAGAAAACGTTATTAATCTTGATAACTTGACATCAGAGTCCGTTGAGAAGTTAAGATCTATCTTGGGTATTCAAAATTCTGACCAAAACCCTCCCCTTACAGAAAGTAACAGTTATAACGAATACGAGTATGACGACGGAGAATTGTCGGATACTGACCGCACTCCCTTGTACAGGGCAAATTTAGCGGATAACATAGGCGATAATTTGTTTAGGGATGGTAATAATGATGGTGACAACCCCGAGGGAGAAGTTGATGAGTTTAGTTGGAATCTCCCAAAATTAAAAACCCCTGACAAAGGCGAAGCTGTCAGTAATTCTCTGGCAGATTTGATCAACACTGCCTGTACTAACCAATGTCAAGTAGACAACATTATTGAAAAATACAAAGTCCCATCTAATTGCCAATTTATGGGGGCCCCTCGTATAAACGAGGAAATTTGGGACgatttgacaaaaatgaaaagagtACAGACTACTGATAAGTCTTTGCGAGACATCCAAAATTTAGTATGCACTGGCATGCTACCAATTCTAGAGCTAGCTAAGGTGTTGAAGACACATATTTCTACCCTTCCACTAGTTAAAGATCTCATTGCTGATTCTATCACTGTCATGGGTCAGGTGCAGTTTATGCTTAGCGTAAGGAGGCGTTACCTTCTTCGGCCATCTTTAAAATCCAGATATTCCAATATTTGCAGTATAAGAACACCAATAACATCTTACCTTTTTGGTGACGATATTGCTAAagaattgaaaaaatgtgaaacaagttGTAAAATTGGTAAATACAATTATAGTACGGGTATTCGCGGCCTAGACAGAGCAGTTTTGGCCCGTTTAGGGGCGGTCGTGGCAAACCCTTACAGGGGCAGAGGTCATCCATATGCCAAGCCGTATTTTGATCGACAACAACCATACGGTCAGTTCGGATATCAGCATAATATGTGCCGAGAACATCCAAGAAGAACGTGA
- the LOC128552195 gene encoding uncharacterized protein LOC128552195 has translation MDADRQVCAKNALTMYEQLDTLGFVINKQKSVLVPTQRITYFGYILDSVLFMVFLPEDKILKILKTADYLLSKTKIKIRDLSAFIGLLINAFHAVLEAPLHYRTLERFKVRALKISPDFDSLVELGKNEKQEILWWKQNIHAKNGKKIRQKPVSLWILSDASNIGFGSSCLQKEGKTGGRWTTYEAQNHINYLELLAIFFALKSWAVDQNHVHIGVQSDSTTAIAYINNLGGMQNKAMDMLAKEIWQWCISRNLFVTAYHLPGCENVEADYMSRNFSDTTEWMLKRQIYSRLTSQLFMPNIDLFASRLNAQIEKYVSWTPDPNALCSNAFSLDWSVFKPYVFPPFRLLGKVLNKIREDHVDKVLIIGPYWTNQTWFPLLLHCLISVPIRLPRHRDIVTLPHNGAHHPMGKNLQLFGAIVSGNPLRIEESQQMLQKQSLTVGVSVPENSIQGLGRNGHFGVVFGTVIPFNHLKK, from the coding sequence ATGGATGCTGATAGACAAGTTTGTGCCAAAAATGCTTTGACAATGTATGAACAGTTAGATACTTTAGGTTTtgtgataaataaacaaaaatcagtTTTAGTACCCACTCAGCGAATTACGTACTTTGGGTATATACTTGATTCTGTACTTTTTATGGTTTTCCTTCCTGAAGataagattttgaaaattctaaaaACTGCAGATTATTTGCTTAGCAAGACAAAGATTAAGATCAGGGACTTATCTGCATTCATCGGTTTGTTGATCAATGCTTTCCATGCTGTATTAGAGGCTCCATTACATTATAGAACATTAGAAAGGTTCAAGGTCAGAGCCTTGAAGATTTCACCTGATTTTGATTCTCTGGTAGAGCTTGGTAAAAATGAAAAGCAGGAAATTCTTTGGTGGAAACAGAATATCCATGCTAAGAATGGGAAGAAAATTAGGCAAAAGCCTGTTTCACTCTGGATTCTGTCTGATGCATCTAACATAGGTTTTGGTTCATCATGCTTACAAAAAGAGGGTAAAACAGGTGGTAGGTGGACCACCTATGAGGCACAGAATCACATTAACTATCTCGAGTTGCTTGCAATATTCTTTGCATTGAAATCCTGGGCTGTGGATCAGAACCATGTTCATATTGGAGTGCAGTCAGATTCCACAACTGCAATTGCATACATAAATAATTTAGGTGGCATGCAAAATAAAGCTATGGATATGTTAGCAAAGGAAATCTGGCAATGGTGTATATCAAGAAATTTGTTTGTTACTGCTTATCATTTGCCAGGGTGTGAAAACGTTGAAGCAGATTATATGTCAAGAAACTTCTCAGACACCACAGAGTGGAtgttaaaaaggcaaatataCTCGAGACTCACCTCACAATTGTTCATGCCTAATATAGATTTATTCGCATCAAGACTGAATGCTCAGATAGAAAAGTATGTTTCTTGGACACCAGATCCAAATGCTCTATGCTCAAATGCATTTAGTCTTGATTGGTCAGTCTTTAAACCATATGTGTTTCCACCATTCAGGTTACTTggcaaagttttaaacaaaataagaGAAGACCATGTTGACAAAGTCCTCATTATAGGTCCATATTGGACTAATCAAACATGGTTTCCGTTGTTATTACATTGTTTGATTTCTGTACCCATCAGGCTGCCGAGACACCGAGACATCGTGACATTACCACACAACGGGGCACACCATCCAATGGGCAAGAATTTACAGCTATTTGGGGCAATTGTGTCAGGAAATCCCTTAAGGATCGAGGAGTCCCAGCAGATGCTGCAGAAACAGTCATTAACAGTTGGCGTATCGGTACCAGAAAACAGTATACAGGGGCTTGGAAGAAATGGACATTTTGGTGTTGTATTCGGAACTGTGATCCCGTTCAACCATCTGAAGAAATGA